The Streptomyces noursei ATCC 11455 sequence GGCCGCCGAGGAGGTGCGCCGCAACGCGGCCCGCGGCGTCCGCGCCGTCTGCTTCAGCGAGATCCCGCCCCACCTGGGGCTGCCCAGCATCCACACCGACTACTGGGACCCCTTCCTGCGGGCCTGCGACGAGACCGGCACGGTCATCGCCATGCACATCGGCTCGTCCTCGAGGATGCCGTCCACCTCGGCCGACGCGCCGCCCGCCGTCGGCTCCACGATCACCTTCGCCAACTGCTGCTTCTCGATGACCGACTGGCTGATGAGCGGCAAGTTCGACCGCTTCCCGCACCTGAAGATCATGTACGCCGAGGGGCAGATCGGTTGGATCCCCTACATCCTGGAGCGCGCGGACGTCGTCTGGGAGGAGAACCGCGCCTGGGGCGGTGTCGCCGACAAGGTGCTCCGTCCGCCGTCCGAGCTCTTCGCCGACCATGTCCACGGCTGCTTCTTCGATGACGCCTTCGGGCTGAAGAACCTCGACGCCATCGGCGTGGGCAACGTCCTCTACGAGACCGACTACCCGCACTCGGACTCCACCTGGCCCAGGTCGCGGCAGGTCGCCGAGGTCCAGATGTCCCACCTCGCCCCCGGCGTCGTCGAGCGCATCGTCCGCGGCAACGCGATCGAGCTGCTGGGGCTGACGGGGGAGGGGCTCTGGGGGCCGTCGGCGCCGACGCGCTGATCCCCGGCGGTGTGGCGCCCCGTGTCCCCGGTGGTGTGGCGCCTCGTGCCCCCGGCGGCGCGGCGCCCCGCGTCCCGGGCCGCGTGGCGCCCGGTGGGCGCTGCCGGCCCTTGTGTGATGGGGCGTCAGCCCTCACCATGACCGCACCGATCCATAGATGACGATCCGTCAGATGAGTGGGGTGCGGTCATGGTGCAGGTGCTGCCGCAGGGGCGGTTGGCGTACGGGATGCAGCTTCCGGTGCAGGCGCGGAGCACGCTCTTCGCGGAGGGGTGGGAGGCGTCGGCCGGGCCGGAGGACCTGGTGGCGGTGGCGCGGTCGGCGGACCGGGCCGGGTTCGCGTACGTCGCCTGCTGTGAGCACGTGGCGATCCCGCGGCGGCTGGCCGGGGCGATGGGGACCGCGTGGTACGACCCGGTGGCCACCCTCTCCTACCTGGCCGCCGCCACGGAACGGGTGCGGCTGCTGAGCCATGTGGCGGTGGTCGGTCTGCGGCATCCGCTGCTCGGCGCCAAGCAGTACGCGACGCTGGACCACCTGTCCGGGGGGCGGCTGATCCTCGGGGTCGGCGCCGGGCACGTGCGGGAGGAGTTCGAGGCGGTCGGGGTGGACTTCGCGCGCCGGGGGGCGGTGCTGGACGAGACGATCGACGCGTTGAAGGCGGCGTTGGGGGAGGAGGAGTTCCTGGAGTTCAAAGGGGAGCACTTCGCGTTCGAGGGGCTGGGGCAGGCGCCGCGGCCGGTGCAGACGCCGCGCCCGCCGGTGTGGGTGGGGGGCTCGTCCCCGGCGGCGGTACGGCGGGCCGCGGTGCGGGGGGACGGCTGGCTGCCGCAGGGGGACCGGCGGGACCGGCTGCCGCGGCAGATCGCGACGCTGCACAGGCTCCGGGCGGAGGCCGGGGTGGTCGAGCCGATCGAGATCGGGGCGATCGCGGAGCCGGTGTATGTGGGCGAGCCCGGGTGGGACGTGGGGCGGCGGACGCTGGCCGGGACGCCGGAGCGGATCGCCGGGTCGCTGCGCGAGTACGCGGCGATGGGGGTGCGGCAGATCCAGGTGCGGTTCCGCAGCCGCAGCCGCGCGGAACTGGTCGCGCAGATCGCGGCCTTCGGGGCCGAGGTCGGACCGTTGCTGAACGACTGAGCGGCTGGGCGAGTGGGCGCCTGAACGGCTGGGCGGCTGACCGGTCGGGCGGCCGGGCGCGCGGGTGTGCGCGCGGGGGCCGCCCTTCGTACCGACACCACGGGAGCGCAGGCATGGGCAAGCTCGACGGCAGGGTCATCGTCATCACCGGGGCGGCGCGCGGGCAGGGGGAGCAGGAGGCGCGGCTCTTCGCGGCGGAGGGGGCGCGGGTGGTGCTCGGGGACGTGCTGGAGGAACAGGGGAAGGTGCTGGCCGCGGAACTGGGCGCGGAGCGGGCCCGGTTCGTGCCGCTCGACGTGGCGGAGGAGGGGGACTGGGCGGCGCTCGTCGAGGCCGCCGAGGAGGCGTTCGGGAAGATCGACGGGCTGGTGAACAACGCGGGGATCCTGCGGTTCAACGCGCTGGTGGACACCCCGCTGGAGGAGTTCCAGCAGGTGCTGTCGGTCAACCAGACCGGGTGTTTCCTGGGGATCCGGGCGGTGGCGCCCCGGATCGCGGCCGCCGGCGGCGGGACGATCGTCAACACCGCCTCGTACGCGGGGCTGACCGGGATGGCGTTCGTCGGGGCGTACGCCGCCACCAAGCACGCGGTGGTGGGGCTGACCCGGGTGGCGGCGCTGGAGCTGGCGGCCCAGGGGATACGGGTGAACGCGGTGTGCCCGGGGGCGGTGGACACGCCGATGACCAATCCGGCCGCGCTGGATCCGTCGGCGGACCCGCGGGAGGCCGCGCGGGCGGTGGACGAGCTGTACCGGAAGCTGGTGCCGCTGGGGCGGATCGGACGGCCGGAGGAGGTGGCCCGGCTGGCGCTGTTCCTGTCGGGGGAGGACTCGTCGTACATCACGGGGCAGCCGTTCGTGATCGACGGGGGGTGGCTGGCGGGGGTGAGCCCGTTCTGAGCGTGCCGGAGCGCCGGACGGTGCCCGTCGGCGCCGTAACTGATGATGCGTCAGGTTTGCCGGTTGCGGGTATTGACGGGCCCTGGTGCCGCTGGAACAGTCGGGACAGTCAATCTGACGGTACGTCAGAAACAGCCGCAGCAGCGGATAAGGGACGGTGAACCCCCTTGGAATTCGGGCTCTTTGTGCAGGGCTACGTGCCCGCCGCGCGTGCGCAGGCCGACCCGGAGGCCGAGCACCACGCACTCATGGAGGAGACCCAGTACGTCATCCAGGCGGACAAGTCCGGCTTCAAATACGCCTGGGCCTCCGAGCACCACTTCCTGGAGGAGTACTCCCACCTCTCCGCCAACGACGTCTACCTCGGCTACCTCGCGCACGCGACCGAACGGATCCACCTCGGCTCGGGCATCTTCAACCCGCTCGCCCCGGTCAACCACCCGGTGAAGGTCGCCGAGAAGGTCGCCATGCTCGACCACCTCTCCGCCGGGCGGTTCGAGTTCGGCTCCGGCCGGGGCGCCGGCAGCCACGAGATCCTGGGGTTCCTGCCGGGCATCACCGACATGAACCACACCAAGGAGATCTGGGAAGAGACCATCGCGGAATTCCCCAAGATGTGGCTCCAGGACGAGTACCAGGGGTTCCGGGGCAAGCACTGGCAGCTGCCGCCCCGCAAGGTCCTGCCCAAGCCGTACGGGAGGTCGCACCCGGCGATGTGGTACGCGGCCGGGTCGCCGTCCTCGTACGCCATGGCCGGCAAGAAGGGGCTGGGCGTCCTCGGCTTCAGCGTCCAGAAGGTCGCCGACATGGAGTGGGTCGTCGACTCCTACAAGAACGCGGTCAAGGACGCCGAACCGGTCGGCGACTTCGTCAACGACAACGTCATGGTGACCTCCACCGCCATCTGCGCCGAGACGCACCAGAAGGCCGTCCGGATCGCGGTCGGCGGCGGACTGAACTACCTCCAGTCGCTGCTCTTCCGCTACCACGACACCTTCCCGCGCCCCGACGGCATCCCGCAGTGGCCCGAACTGCTCCCGGAGTACACCGAGGAGATCATCGAGCTGCTGATCGCCGAGGAGCTGATGATCTGCGGCGACCCCGACGAGGTGCTGCGGCAGTGCAAGCGCTGGGAACAGGCCGGCGCCGACCAGCTCTCCTTCGGACTGCCGATCGGGGTGTCCTACGAGGACACCGTCAACACCATCAAGCTCATCGGCGAGCACGTCATCCCGAAGATCGACACCGACCCGGTGCACCGGACCACCCGCTTCCGGCAGGCGGCGGGAACCACAGCCGGCTGAACCCGACCCGCCCCGCGCGCCACCCGCCCGTCCCGCGCGCGCCCCGCACCCGAGAAAGGACGCACGCCATGCTCGACCACCTCATCCAGGCCGCGACCGTCGTGGACGGCACGGGCGCGCCCGCCTTCGCGGCCGACGTCGGCATCCGGGACGGGCGGATCGCCGTGATCGCCGAACCCGGCACCGTCACCGAGGAGGCCGGCACGAGCGAGGACGCACACGGGCTGGTCCTCGCCCCCGGCTTCATCGACCCGCACACCCACTACGACGCCCAACTCTTCTGGGACCCCTACGCCACCCCGTCCCTCAACCACGGCGTCACCACCGTCGCCGGCGGCAACTGCGGCTTCACCCTCGCCCCCCTCCACCCCGACCGGCCCGAGGACGCCGACTACACCCGGCGGATGATGAGCAAGGTCGAGGGCATGTCGCTGGTCGCGCTCGAACAGGGCGCACCCTGGAACTGGCACACCTTCGGCGAATACCTCGACGCCCTGGAGGGCCGCATCGCGGTCAACGCCGGCTTCATGGTGGGGCACTGCGCACTCCGCCGCCACGCGATGGGCCCGGACGCGATCGGCGGAACGCCCACCGACGCCCAACTCGACGCGATGCTGCGGCTGTTCCACGACGCGATGGACGCCGGGGCCTGGGGACTGTCCACCACCCAGTCCGCCACCCACTCCGACGGCGACGGCAGACCCGTCGCCTCCCGGCACGCCCGCCCCGACGAACTGCTCGCGCTCTCCCGCGCCGTCGCCGAACACGAGGGAACCCAACTGGAGGCGATCGTCGCCGGCTGCCTGGACCGGTTCGACGACGACGAGATCGACCTGCTCGTCGAGATGTCCGCGGCGGCCGGCCGCCCACTGAACTGGAACGTGCTCACCATCGACGCCGCGGTCCCCGAACGCGTGCCCCGCCAACTCGTCGCCAGCGAACGGGCCCGCCGCGCCGGCGGCCGCATCGTGGCACTGACCATGCCGATCCTCACCCCGATGAACATGTCGCTGGGCACCTTCTGCGCCCTCAACCTCATCCCCGGCTGGGGCGAGATCCTCGGCCTCCCGGTGCCCGAGCGGATCGCCCGGCTGCGCGACGCCGACGTCCGCGCCGAGATGCTGCGCCGCGCGCACAGCAAGGAAGCCGGCGTCTTCCGGCGGCTCACCGACTTCGCCCGGTACGTCATCGGGGACACCTACTCCGCCGCCAACAAGGGCCTGACCGGACGGGTGGTGCGGGACATCGCCGCCGAGCGCGGCCAGGACCCCTTCCATTGCCTGGTCGAGATCTGCGCCGACGACCAGCTCCGCACCGTGCTCTGGCCGATGCCGACCGACAACGACCCGGACAGCTGGGACCTGCGCCGGCAGACCTGGCAGCACGAGGACGTCCTGCTCGGCGGCTCGGACGCCGGCGCGCACCTGGACCGGATGTGCGGCGCCCCGTACACCACCCGCTTCCTCGGCGACTGCCTGCGCGGACGCAGGCTCGTCGGACTGGAACAGGCGGTGCGGATGCTGACCGACGACCCGGCCCGGCTGTTCGGACTGCGCGAACGGGGCCGGATCACCGAGGGCCACCACGCCGACCTGGTGCTCTTCGACCCCGAGCGGATCGACGCGGGGGCCGCGACCCTGGTGCACGACCTGCCCGGGGACAGCCCGCGGCTGGACTCCCGCGCGATCGGAGTGGTCAGCGTACGGGTCAACGGGGTGGAGACCATCCGGGACGACGTGGTGACCGGCGCGGTGCCCGGGACCGTACTGCGGTCGGGGCGGGACACGAGGACGGTGAGCACCAGGTGAGCACGGACGCGCGCACGACCGGGGCGGCGGAACAGCGGCTGTTCATCGGCGGGGAGTGGGTGGAACCCGAGGGCGGGTACTACGACGTGGTCGACCCGGCCACCGAGGAGGTCGTCGCGCCCGCCCCGGAGGCGAGCCCGGCGCAGGTGGCGGCGGCCGTGGACGCGGCCCGGGACGCCTTCGACGGCTGGTCGCGGACCGCACCCGAGGAGCGCGCGGCCGTCCTGGACCGCGCGGCGCGGGTGATCCGCCGGGAGTTCGCCGGCTACGCGGAGCTGGCGCAGGCCGAGAGCGGCGCGACGACCGGGACGGCGCGCGCCCTCCAGGTCGGGGTGTCCGCGGCCCGGTTCGAGCGGTATGCCCGCGGCGCACTGGAGCCGGTGGAGAGCGCGGTGCCGCCGCAGATCAACGCGGCCGGGCATGGGGGCACCTCCCATGCCGCCAAGGCTATGGGGGCGGGGGGCGCCGGCGTCTTCGGGGCGGTCGCGGTGCGCCGCCCGGTGGGCGTCGTCACCTGCATCACCTCGTACAACAACCCGTGGGCCAACCCGGCGGGCAAGGTCGCGCCGGCGCTGGCGATGGGCAACACGGTGGTGGTCAAGCCGGCCCCGCAGGACCCGCTGTCGGTGTACCGGATGGCCGAGGCGCTGGCCGAGGCCGGGGTTCCGCCCGGGGTGGTCAACGTCGTCAGCGGGGCGCGGCCGGAGGTCGGCGAGGCGGCGGTGGCCGCCGAAGGCGTGGACATGGTCAGCTTCACCGGCTCCACCGCGGTCGGCCGACGGATCGCTGAGGAGTGCGGCCGCGGGATGAAGCGACAGCTGATGGAGCTGGGCGGCAAGGGCGCGGCACTGGTCTTCGACGACGCCGACCTGGCGTCCGCGGTGTCCGGGATCGGCACCACCTTCTCCTTCTACAGTGGCCAGATCTGCACCGCGCCGACCCGCGTACTGGCACAGCGCGGGATCTACGAGCGCCTGGTGGCCGGTCTGGCGCGGTACGCGGAACAGCTGACCGTCGGCGACCCGCGGGATCCGGCCACGGTCGTCGGCCCGGTGATCTCCGCCGCGCACCGGGACCGCATCGAGGCGTACACGGCGTTGGCGGTGAAGGAGGGGGCGCGGCTGGTCACCGGGGGCGAGCGGCCGGGGCCGGAGCGCGGCTTCTATGTGGCGCCGACGCTCTTCGCGGACTGCACCAACGCGATGCGGGCGGTCCGCGAGGAGATCTTCGGGCCGGTGGTGACGGTGGTCCCCTTCGACGACGAGGAGGAGGGCATCGCGCTGGCCAACGACAGCGACTACGGGCTGCTGGACTACGTCTGGTCCGGCGACGTGGCCCGCGCCTTCCGGGTGGCGGGCCGGCTGCGGGCCGGCGGGGTCGGCGTCAACACCGTCGGGCGGAACATGGAGGCGCCGTTCGGCGGCTTCAAGCGCAGCGGCGTCGGGCGCGACGTCGGCTCGTACGCGCTGCACGCGTACAGCGAACTCCAGGCGATCGTCTGGCCGGGGTGAGGGTTCCTTCCGGGGCGCGGCCGGGGGAGGCGACGCCATGCGGACGGTGGCGGGGCTCGGATGACAGTCCGGTGGCTGGAATGTGACGTTCGAAATTCGGACGGGAAAATTTAGAACCGGGACAAAACGGGCGGTGCTGCGGTTCTCGCAATGCGGAAGGCTTCAGTCGCGCCCGTGAAGTCCAAGGTTCAACTCAAATTCTTCTTGCGAATGGATGTCTGGGACGGCAAATCTTCCTGTGTAGCGAAGCCGAGTGGACCGGAGGGTGATCTTCCGGATGCGGAAACAGCAGCACTTAACGTCCTGTTCATGGTTCAGGTAGACCCCCGGCCCCAGACCGGAGACACGGCAACGAGCGTCGCCGCTACCGCCAGTAGCCCCCACGGCGGCTCCGGCGACACCCGGAGCAAGGGCCTCAGCGGCAACTCCGTCGGCCTGCTCGGCAGCGCGGTCATCGGCATCTCCACCGTCGCGCCCGTCTACTGCCTCACCTCCACGCTCGGCCCCACCGTCGGCGAGGTCGGCGTGCAGATGCCCGCCGTCTTCCTGGCCGGGTTCCTGCCGATGCTGCTGGTCGCCTTCGCCTACCGCGAGCTGAACAAGGCCGTCCCCGACTGCGGCACCTCCTTCACCTGGACCGTCAAGGCATTCGGGCCGCGGGTCGGCTGGATGTGCGGCTGGGGCCTGGTGATCGCCACGATCATCGTGCTCTCCAACCTCGCCGGCGTCGCCACCTCGTTCTTCTACCTCCTGCTCGGCGAACTCACCGGCTCGCCCACCGTCGCGGCCCTGGACCACGACCGGATCGCCCACGTCCTGACCTGCCTGGCCTTCATCGCCGTCGCCACCGCCATCAGCTACCGCGGAATGACCGCCACCAAGGGCGTCCAGTACACCCTCGTCGGACTCCAACTCGCCGTCCTCGCCGTCTTCGTGGCGATGGCCGTGATCAAGGCACGCTCCGGGGACCTCACCGGCTCCCTGCGCTTCTCCTGGAGCTGGCTCGACCCCTTCGCGGTCAAGTCGTTCTCCTCCTTCACCGCCGGACTCTCCCTCTCGATCTTCATGTTCTGGGGCTGGGACACCTGCCTGACGGTGAACGAGGAGACCGCCGGCAGCGAGAAGACGCCCGGCCGCGCCGCCCTGCTCGCGATGCTCGTACTGATCGGCTCCTACCTGCTCACCGCCGTGGGCTCCCAGATGTTCGCCGGCGTCGGCGGCAAGGGCCTCGGCCTCGGCAACCCGCACACCGCCGACAACGTCTTCGCCGCCCTCGCCAACCCCGTCATGGGCACCGTGCTCGGCGTCCTGCTCTTCGTCGCGGTCCTCGCCTCGGCCGCGGCCAGCCTGCAGACCACCTTCATCCCCGTCGCCCGGACCGTCCTGGCGATGAGCACCTACGAGGCGCTGCCGGCCTCCTTCGCCAAGATCCACCCGCGCTTCCGCTCCCCGGGCCGGGCCACCATCGCCGCCGGCGCCGCCACCGGCGTCTTCTACGCCGTGATGAGCCTCATCAGCGAGAACGTGCTGATCGACACCATCTACGCGCTGGGCCTCATGATCTGCTTCTACTACTCGATCACGGCCTTCGCCTGCGCCTGGTTCTTCCGCCGCGAGCTGCGCAACTCCGTCCGCGACCTCTTCCTCAAGGGCGTCTTCCCGCTGCTGGGCGGACTGCTGCTCGCGTCGGTCTTCGCCAAGACGCTGCTCGACATGTGGAACCCCGCATACGGATCGGGCAGTTCGGTCTTCGGCATCGGCTCGGTGTTCCTCATCGGCGTCGGCCTGCTCCTCCTCGGCGTCGTGCTCATGCTGGCCATGCAACGCCGCAACCCGGCCTTCTTCCGCGGCGAGATCCTCACCCGGTCCACACCGGCACTGGTGGTCGAGGACTAGGCGCCGGGGGGCCGCCCCCGCCCCCCCGCCCCCCCCGCCCCCCACCTCCGGCCGTTGCCCCGGCCTCCGGCCCGTGCCCAACGTCAGTTCATTGACGGCCGTTCGCTCACCTCCGTCCCAGGAAGATCGGGTTCGTGAGTGCCGCCATCGGGCCCGGGAGGTCCGCCGTCGAGGACGGGTGGCGGATTTCGGCGCGTAGATAGGCGGCGTTGTCGGGGGTGGTCCGCCAGGTGATCGTGCCCGCTCCGGAGGGTGGCAGCGGGGCGGAGTGCCGGCGGCCCTGGTCGGTGACGAAGGAGGCCGTGCAGCCGGGCACGCCGGAGACCGTCAGCCGGGCGGTGACCGCGGCCGTCCCGGGCACCGCCAGGCGCTCGCCGATCCCGGCGTGTTCGCCGCGCTCTCCCGTGACGGTGAGCGCAAGGTCGATCCCGGAGGATTCGGCGATCCAGACCCGGCCCGCCCGGATGCCGTCCTGGAGGGCGCGGCGCGAGAGGTCGTCGGCCAGCACGACCGTCTGCGGGAGGCCGACCACGTCCGGATCGCGGTGCGCGTCGCTGTGCCCGACCGCGGGCAGCCAGGCGCCGCCGCCACGGGCGTGGGCGACCAGGGTGTTGTCCCACTCGGCGAGGGTGATCTCGTCGTCCGGGCCGTAGGGGCCGTTCCACACCTCGACCGCGTCGGCGTCGTTCAGCCCGAACTTCCAGCTGCAGCCGACACAGGTGGCGTGCGGATGCGCCGGGATGACCAGGCCGCCGGCCCGACGGATGGCGCGGGCGTAGCGGCCGAAGGCGTTGTCCCGCGCGCGGTAGCGCCAGTCGATGAGGACTTCGGGGTCGGTGCCCATCGCCACCACGTGCCCATTGCGGGTGGTGACCTCCTCGCCGGTCAGGATCAGCAGGTCGTCGCCCCACAGCCCCTCCCAGGCGCGGTGGGCGGCGGTGGTGTTGTGCTCGGTGGTGGTGATGAAGTCCAGCCCGGCGGCCCGGGCCAGCGCCGCGATCCGGGCCGGGGTGCGCTTGCCGTCCGAGTAGACGGAGTGCAGGTGGTTGTCCCCGCGGTACCAGGCCCGGCCGCGGCCCCGGGCCCGCTCCGGCGGGTGGACGGGTGTCGGGGTCGTCCCTGCGGGGCCGTGCCGCAGGGTGACGGTGACCTCGTAGTCCAGGCCCTGTGGGGCGATGGTGTACGGGCCGAGGGCGATGTGCCACGTGCCGGCGTCGACGGGGCCCGGGAGGTAGCCCGGGGTGGCGTCGTCGGCGCGCAGGAAGAACTCCGTCCGTGCCCCGCCGGACCAGCCGCGGAAGCCCGCGCCGCCCAACTCCGTGCCGCGCTCGTCGAAGATGCCGATGTCGCAGGCGTTCCCCGCGGTGCCCTCGGGCACGGTCGGCTTGTCGTAGCGGTAGGCGACCGCGATCTCCCGTACGCCGTGCGGGACGTCCACCGGCAGATAGACGAAGTCCGGTGCGCCGACGGGGAGATGGCCGGTGACCGTGCGGGTCTGCTCGGCCGACCCGCCGCCGGCGGGCCCGGCGGCGGGCGCCGCCTCGGCGAAGCTGACCCGGCCGAGCGTCAGTGCGCCCGCCGCGCCGGCCGCCGCCGACAGTTTCAGCACCTCGCGTCGTTCCATTTCCGTCCCCCTGTCGTCGTCGAGCTTCCTTCCCGCCGCGGCCGGTCCGCCGCGGAGCGCGGTGCGTGCGCGCGCCGGCCGTCCGCCGCGTGCCGCCCTCGTGTCCTCACCCCGCGTCGTTCCGCGGTGTGAAAACTGTTCTACGCGCGTGTGACACGCGGCAAAAGCCCTGTGGATAACTCGTCGACGGTGCGGCAACATGCGGTCACTCCAACCGCCCGACCGCCCCCAACGCCCGACGCGGAGGTACGCCAGCATGCGGATCGCGACCACGATCTTCCTGACCGACGAGACGATCCGGCCGGTCCGACTGGCCCACGAGCTGGAACAGCGCGGATTCGACGGGCTGTATCTGCCCGAGCACACCCACATCCCCGTCTCCCGGGACACCCCGGCCCCCATGGGCGAGCCGCTGCCCCGTGAATACGGCCGAACCCTCGACCCGTTCGTGGCCCTCGGCCAGGCCGCCGCGGTCACCGAGCGGCTCCGCCTGGGTACCGGCATCACCCTCGTCGCCCAGCACGACCCGATCGACCTCGCCAAGCAGGTCGCGACCCTGGACCACCTCTCCGACGGTCGTCTCACCCTCGGCGTCGGCTACGGCTGGAACGTCGAGGAGGCCGCCGACCACGGGGTGCACTGGTCGACCCGGCGGGAGCTGGTCCGCGACCGGCTGGCGCTGATGCGCGCCCTGTGGGCCGACGAACCCACGGCCTACGAGGGCGCGTTCGGCTCCGTGCGGGCCTCCTTCGCCCACCCCAAGCCGGCCGGTGGCGCGCCGCGCATCCTGCTGGGCGGCACGGCCGGCCCCAAGCTCCTGGCGGAGATCGCGGCCACCGCGGACGGCTGGCTGCCCGTCGGCGGCCGCGGCCTGTCGGAGGCCCTCCCGGCCCTGCGGCGCGCCTGGCAGGACGCCGGGCGCGCGGGCGAGCCGGAGGTGGTGCCGTACGCGGTCCGCCCCACGCCCGGCAAGCTGGCGCACTACCAGGAACTGGGGCTGCCGGAGGTGGTCCTCCAGTTGCCGTCGGCCGGTGAGGCGGAGATCCTGCGCACCCTGGACGACTTCGCGCAGTATCTGTGAGGGGCCCCGCCCGGTGCCCGTGGGCAGGGCCTCTGCCGCAGCCCCGACCACAGTCCCACCGGCCCGGACCGGCCCGCCGCACACCGCCCACTCCCCGTGAGCCGCGGCCACTCGGGGTGAGCGCGGCACGGAGCCGTCCCGATGGGCCCCGACCCCGGCCCCGACCCGGCCCCGATCCATCGGACCGCCCTAGGACCATCGGCGTACGGCGCACCCCGCAAGGGCGGTACCGCAGACCGATCCGCCCCGGTGCCGCCGGGCGTAACGTCGTTGGTGAAGGCACTACGGACCGCTTCCCCGAGGGAGTTCCGTCGAGCTCTCGGAGACCTAGGAGACGCCATGCCCAGCCTCGACCACACGATCGTGCACAGCAAGGACCGTTTCGCCTCTGCCCGTTTCCTCGCGGACCTGATGGACGCCCCCGAACCCAAGGCGTTCGGCCCGTTCGCGGCGCTCAAACTGGACAACGGCGTGACCCTCGATTTCGCGGAGCACGTCGCCGGCGGCCGGGAGTTCGTCGCCACGCACTACGCGTTCCTGGTGACGGAGGAGGAGTTCGACGGGATCTTCTCCCGCATACAGCAGCGCGATCTGCCCTACTGGGCCGACCCGCGGCATTCAAAGCCGCAGCAGATCAACCACCACGACGGCGGGCGGGGCCTCTACGTGGACGACCCCGACGGCCACAGCATGGAGTTCCTGACCCGGACCTACTCCGAGGAACTGCTGTCCTCCCTCTGACCGCGCCGCCGACAGCCGCGCACACCGACCGGTCCGGCTCGCCCGGACCGGTTCGCGGGCATGCCCACCGGCCAGGTGGTGCCCGCGGGCAGCCACCGGGTGGTGCCCCGGAGGCGCCGCGAACCCTCCGGAGGAAACCTCCGTTTCACGTGACCAGCAGCACATCACCGGCTCCGTGGCCGGCGGCCGAGTTGTCGGTGGGCGCTCGTATGCTCGGGGCATGACTTCCAGCGCGCAGGGATCCGACCAGGGGCCCCACCGGGGATCTGACCAGGCATCGGGCCGGGACGCCCAGAGCGGGGCGGCCCCGCGGCCGACCGCCAACGCGATGCGCCGGGCGCTCAAGCGGGCCCGGGACGGCGTGGCGCTGGACGTGACCGAGGCCGCGGTGCTCCTCCAGGCACGCGGCGAGGACCTCACGGACCTGTGCGCCTCGGCGGCCCGGGTGCGCGACGCGGGCCTGGAGGCCGCCGGCCGCCCCGGCGTCATCACGTATTCCAAGAGCGTCTTCATCCCGCTGACGCGCCTGTGCCGCGACAAGTGCCACTACTGCACCTTCGCCACCGTCCCCGGCAAGCTCCGCCGGGCCGGCCACGGGATGTTCATGTCGCCGGACGAGGTGCTGGCCATCGCCCGCCGCGGTGCCGAACTCGGCTGCAAGGAAGCCCTGATCACCCTCGGCGACAAGCCCGAGGAGCGTTGGCCCGAGGCGCGCGAGTGGCTGGAGGCCGAAGGGTACGACGACACCATCGCCTACGTCCGCGCCATCGCGATCCGCATCCTGGAGGAGACCGGGCTGCTGCCCCACCTCAATCCCGGCGTGATGTCGTGGACGGACTTCCAGCGGCTCAAGCCGGTCGCCCCGTCGATGGGCATGATGCTGGAGACCACCGCCGAGCGCCTGTGGAGCGAGCCCGGCGCCCCGCACTACGGCTCGCCCGA is a genomic window containing:
- a CDS encoding aldehyde dehydrogenase family protein; the encoded protein is MSTDARTTGAAEQRLFIGGEWVEPEGGYYDVVDPATEEVVAPAPEASPAQVAAAVDAARDAFDGWSRTAPEERAAVLDRAARVIRREFAGYAELAQAESGATTGTARALQVGVSAARFERYARGALEPVESAVPPQINAAGHGGTSHAAKAMGAGGAGVFGAVAVRRPVGVVTCITSYNNPWANPAGKVAPALAMGNTVVVKPAPQDPLSVYRMAEALAEAGVPPGVVNVVSGARPEVGEAAVAAEGVDMVSFTGSTAVGRRIAEECGRGMKRQLMELGGKGAALVFDDADLASAVSGIGTTFSFYSGQICTAPTRVLAQRGIYERLVAGLARYAEQLTVGDPRDPATVVGPVISAAHRDRIEAYTALAVKEGARLVTGGERPGPERGFYVAPTLFADCTNAMRAVREEIFGPVVTVVPFDDEEEGIALANDSDYGLLDYVWSGDVARAFRVAGRLRAGGVGVNTVGRNMEAPFGGFKRSGVGRDVGSYALHAYSELQAIVWPG
- a CDS encoding APC family permease, producing MVQVDPRPQTGDTATSVAATASSPHGGSGDTRSKGLSGNSVGLLGSAVIGISTVAPVYCLTSTLGPTVGEVGVQMPAVFLAGFLPMLLVAFAYRELNKAVPDCGTSFTWTVKAFGPRVGWMCGWGLVIATIIVLSNLAGVATSFFYLLLGELTGSPTVAALDHDRIAHVLTCLAFIAVATAISYRGMTATKGVQYTLVGLQLAVLAVFVAMAVIKARSGDLTGSLRFSWSWLDPFAVKSFSSFTAGLSLSIFMFWGWDTCLTVNEETAGSEKTPGRAALLAMLVLIGSYLLTAVGSQMFAGVGGKGLGLGNPHTADNVFAALANPVMGTVLGVLLFVAVLASAAASLQTTFIPVARTVLAMSTYEALPASFAKIHPRFRSPGRATIAAGAATGVFYAVMSLISENVLIDTIYALGLMICFYYSITAFACAWFFRRELRNSVRDLFLKGVFPLLGGLLLASVFAKTLLDMWNPAYGSGSSVFGIGSVFLIGVGLLLLGVVLMLAMQRRNPAFFRGEILTRSTPALVVED
- a CDS encoding CehA/McbA family metallohydrolase, with the translated sequence MERREVLKLSAAAGAAGALTLGRVSFAEAAPAAGPAGGGSAEQTRTVTGHLPVGAPDFVYLPVDVPHGVREIAVAYRYDKPTVPEGTAGNACDIGIFDERGTELGGAGFRGWSGGARTEFFLRADDATPGYLPGPVDAGTWHIALGPYTIAPQGLDYEVTVTLRHGPAGTTPTPVHPPERARGRGRAWYRGDNHLHSVYSDGKRTPARIAALARAAGLDFITTTEHNTTAAHRAWEGLWGDDLLILTGEEVTTRNGHVVAMGTDPEVLIDWRYRARDNAFGRYARAIRRAGGLVIPAHPHATCVGCSWKFGLNDADAVEVWNGPYGPDDEITLAEWDNTLVAHARGGGAWLPAVGHSDAHRDPDVVGLPQTVVLADDLSRRALQDGIRAGRVWIAESSGIDLALTVTGERGEHAGIGERLAVPGTAAVTARLTVSGVPGCTASFVTDQGRRHSAPLPPSGAGTITWRTTPDNAAYLRAEIRHPSSTADLPGPMAALTNPIFLGRR
- a CDS encoding TIGR03619 family F420-dependent LLM class oxidoreductase, with protein sequence MRIATTIFLTDETIRPVRLAHELEQRGFDGLYLPEHTHIPVSRDTPAPMGEPLPREYGRTLDPFVALGQAAAVTERLRLGTGITLVAQHDPIDLAKQVATLDHLSDGRLTLGVGYGWNVEEAADHGVHWSTRRELVRDRLALMRALWADEPTAYEGAFGSVRASFAHPKPAGGAPRILLGGTAGPKLLAEIAATADGWLPVGGRGLSEALPALRRAWQDAGRAGEPEVVPYAVRPTPGKLAHYQELGLPEVVLQLPSAGEAEILRTLDDFAQYL
- a CDS encoding VOC family protein, translated to MPSLDHTIVHSKDRFASARFLADLMDAPEPKAFGPFAALKLDNGVTLDFAEHVAGGREFVATHYAFLVTEEEFDGIFSRIQQRDLPYWADPRHSKPQQINHHDGGRGLYVDDPDGHSMEFLTRTYSEELLSSL